In one window of Ovis aries strain OAR_USU_Benz2616 breed Rambouillet chromosome 5, ARS-UI_Ramb_v3.0, whole genome shotgun sequence DNA:
- the PPP2CA gene encoding serine/threonine-protein phosphatase 2A catalytic subunit alpha isoform isoform X3, producing MELFRIGGKSPDTNYLFMGDYVDRGYYSVETVTLLVALKVRYRERITILRGNHESRQITQVYGFYDECLRKYGNANVWKYFTDLFDYLPLTALVDGQIFCLHGGLSPSIDTLDHIRALDRLQEVPHEGPMCDLLWSDPDDRGGWGISPRGAGYTFGQDISETFNHANGLTLVSRAHQLVMEGYNWCHDRNVVTIFSAPNYCYRCGNQAAIMELDDTLKYSFLQFDPAPRRGEPHVTRRTPDYFL from the exons ATGGAACTGTTTAGAATTGGTGGCAAATCACCAGATACAAATTACTTGTTTATGGGCGATTATGTTGACAGAGGATATTATTCAGTGGAAACAGTTACTCTGCTTGTAGCTCTTAAG GTTCGTTACCGTGAACGTATCACCATTCTTCGAGGAAATCATGAGAGCAGACAGATCACACAAGTATATGGTTTCTACGATGAGTGTTTAAGGAAATATGGAAATGCCAATGTTTGGAAGTATTTTACAGACCTTTTTGACTATCTTCCTCTCACTGCCTTGGTGGATGGGCAG atcttctGTCTACATGGTGGCCTATCACCATCCATAGATACACTGGATCACATCAGAGCACTTGATCGCCTACAAGAAGTTCCCCATGAg GGTCCAATGTGTGACTTGCTGTGGTCAGATCCAGATGACCGTGGAGGTTGGGGTATATCTCCTCGAGGAGCTGGTTATACCTTTGGGCAGGATATTTCTGAGACGTTTAATCATGCCAATGGCCTCACGTTGGTGTCTAGAGCTCATCAGCTGGTGATGGAG GGATATAACTGGTGCCATGACCGAAATGTAGTAACGATTTTCAGTGCTCCAAACTATTGTTATCGTTGTGGTAACCAAGCTGCAATCATGGAACTTGATGATACTCTAAAATACTCTTT CTTGCAGTTTGACCCAGCACCTCGCAGAGGCGAGCCACATGTTACTCGTCGTACCCCAGACTACTTCCTgtaa